A genomic segment from Agrobacterium vitis encodes:
- the pheS gene encoding phenylalanine--tRNA ligase subunit alpha — protein sequence MSDLESLKTSLLADIAAASDEAGIEAVRLAAMGKKGSVSELLKTLGSMTPEERQTRGAAINALKNEITEQLNTKKAELKDAAINARLKAETLDVSLPVRSSPAERGRIHPISQIVDEITAIFADMGFSIAEGPDIETDYYNFTALNFPEGHPAREMHDTFFLQPDANGERKVLRTHTSPVQVRTMEAQKPPIRIVIPGKTYRQDSDATHSPMFHQVEGLVIDKTANVGHLRWVLEEFCKTFFEVDSVTMRFRPSFFPFTEPSFEVDIQCDRSSGPIVKFGEGKDWMEILGCGMVHPNVLRAGGLDPDEYQGFAWGMGLDRIAMLKYGMPDLRDFFNADVRWMSHYGFRPLDVPTLFGGLSA from the coding sequence ATGTCCGATCTCGAAAGTTTGAAAACATCCCTTCTGGCCGATATCGCCGCTGCCAGCGACGAGGCGGGCATTGAAGCCGTGCGTCTTGCCGCCATGGGCAAGAAAGGCTCGGTTTCAGAGCTTTTGAAAACGCTGGGCTCGATGACCCCGGAAGAGCGCCAGACCCGTGGCGCCGCCATCAATGCGTTGAAAAACGAGATTACCGAACAGCTCAATACCAAGAAGGCCGAGCTGAAGGACGCCGCCATCAATGCGCGCCTGAAGGCTGAAACGCTGGATGTGTCGCTGCCCGTGCGCTCCTCTCCGGCTGAGCGTGGGCGTATTCATCCGATCAGCCAGATCGTTGATGAAATCACCGCGATCTTTGCCGATATGGGCTTTTCCATTGCCGAAGGCCCGGATATCGAAACCGACTATTACAATTTCACGGCGCTGAACTTCCCTGAAGGCCACCCGGCCCGCGAAATGCACGACACGTTCTTCCTGCAACCCGACGCCAATGGCGAGCGCAAGGTGCTGCGCACCCATACATCGCCGGTGCAAGTGCGCACCATGGAAGCGCAAAAGCCACCGATCCGCATCGTTATTCCGGGCAAGACCTATCGGCAGGATTCCGACGCCACCCATTCGCCGATGTTCCATCAGGTCGAAGGTCTGGTGATCGACAAAACCGCCAATGTTGGCCATCTGCGCTGGGTTTTGGAAGAGTTCTGCAAGACCTTCTTTGAAGTCGATAGCGTCACCATGCGCTTTCGCCCATCGTTCTTCCCGTTCACGGAACCATCGTTCGAGGTGGACATCCAGTGCGACCGCTCCAGCGGCCCGATTGTCAAATTCGGCGAAGGCAAGGACTGGATGGAAATCCTCGGCTGCGGCATGGTCCACCCCAACGTGCTGCGCGCCGGCGGTCTCGACCCGGACGAATACCAGGGCTTTGCCTGGGGGATGGGCCTCGACCGCATCGCTATGCTGAAATACGGCATGCCTGATCTGCGCGACTTCTTCAATGCCGACGTTCGCTGGATGAGCCACTACGGTTTTCGTCCATTGGATGTGCCGACATTGTTTGGTGGCTTGAGTGCATGA
- a CDS encoding ASCH domain-containing protein has protein sequence MTDLPGAYRNAVTFAFGDTPELADQLLALVLAGKKTATCGALRDFGPKGEPLPVVGRRDVVLDGVGRPAAVIETVEVTIRRFDAVDAEFAHDEGEDDQSLESWRVGHEAYFARNGGFTPDMELVCERFRLVEVFEGGTV, from the coding sequence ATGACCGATCTGCCCGGCGCATACCGTAATGCTGTGACCTTCGCATTTGGTGATACGCCTGAACTGGCGGATCAGCTTTTGGCGCTGGTGCTTGCGGGCAAGAAAACGGCAACATGCGGAGCGTTGCGGGACTTTGGCCCGAAAGGCGAGCCGCTTCCTGTTGTTGGGCGTCGCGACGTCGTTTTGGATGGTGTGGGGCGGCCTGCGGCAGTGATTGAGACCGTTGAAGTCACAATTCGGCGGTTCGATGCAGTCGATGCGGAATTTGCCCATGACGAAGGCGAAGACGATCAGTCGTTAGAGAGCTGGCGAGTCGGTCACGAAGCCTATTTTGCGCGTAATGGTGGGTTTACCCCGGATATGGAATTGGTTTGCGAGCGATTTCGCCTCGTCGAGGTTTTCGAGGGGGGAACGGTGTGA
- a CDS encoding BrnT family toxin has translation MELEWDEEKRQRNLKQRGLDFADVKWFEPESVMTLRDERADYGEPRFNSYGSLHGIPCCFCWTPRNGRIRIISLRKINDRERKIYEERRKATESSSDA, from the coding sequence ATGGAACTTGAATGGGACGAGGAAAAGCGTCAGCGGAATCTGAAACAGCGAGGACTGGATTTCGCTGACGTCAAGTGGTTTGAGCCGGAAAGCGTGATGACGCTTCGTGATGAGAGAGCGGATTACGGTGAACCGCGTTTCAACTCCTATGGCTCTCTGCACGGTATTCCATGCTGCTTTTGCTGGACGCCAAGAAACGGACGTATTCGGATTATTTCGCTGAGGAAAATCAATGACCGCGAAAGAAAAATCTACGAAGAACGCAGAAAAGCAACGGAGTCATCTTCCGACGCTTGA
- a CDS encoding BrnA antitoxin family protein, with the protein MTAKEKSTKNAEKQRSHLPTLEDVDKGLISLDDYEIAHGEDVPELTEAGAMNALSVSDVPELKAMFERARGQRGQQKAPVKERIGLRLDHNVVEHFRKMGPGWQSRINDVLAGYVKADGK; encoded by the coding sequence ATGACCGCGAAAGAAAAATCTACGAAGAACGCAGAAAAGCAACGGAGTCATCTTCCGACGCTTGAGGACGTGGATAAGGGATTGATCTCGTTGGACGATTACGAAATTGCCCATGGCGAGGATGTTCCCGAATTGACCGAAGCCGGTGCGATGAACGCGCTATCTGTATCTGACGTACCCGAATTGAAGGCAATGTTTGAACGCGCCCGCGGGCAGCGGGGCCAACAGAAAGCCCCGGTTAAGGAACGTATCGGGCTTCGGCTGGATCACAATGTTGTCGAGCACTTTCGCAAGATGGGGCCGGGTTGGCAAAGCAGGATCAATGACGTGCTTGCGGGCTATGTGAAGGCGGATGGGAAGTGA